The sequence atttttgtgtagagttagggattcccctcctccctgtccatgcactagatagccgcccgttgggatcggggttgattagggaggtcacagcaccacttagtatgagtacgcaggggggtcatgaggaaactattcagttatatctgatcgactctcctgcgtatccagtggtgctgagggttccctggttgattacccataatccctccatttcgtggcaacagagggctcttaaggagtggtctgcccagtgtgtggggcgatgtctaggtgtttccgtgggggcgacctcgtggagagtccgaaccaagtgcccgcaatgcacattccccctgagtatgaggaagtagcactcgtgtttagcaagacgagggcgacgcggttgcctcctcatagacagggggattgtgcgatagacctccaggcaggagcagcgcttccgcggagccatgtgtatcctctgtctcaagaagagaagggggctatggagacatacatagccgagtgtctgagacaaggatatatatggccctccacttcccctgcgtcctcaagcttcttttttgtgaagaagaaggatggagggttgcggccgtgtattgattaccgtagtctcaatcagatcactgtgaaatacagttatccacaacctctgattgcgactatgacggaatcattacacggagcgtgtttcttcacaaaactggatctcaggagcgcctacaacttggtgcgcattagggagggcgatgaatggaagacagcatttagtaccacctcgggtcattacgagtatctcgtcatgccatacgggttgatgaatgctccttcagtcttccaatcctttgtggatgagatcttccgggacatgcaggggcaaggtgtggtcgtgtacattgacgacattctagtgtactcttctacccgagccgagcatgtagctctggtgcgccgagtgttgaggaggctgttggagcacgacttgtatgtcaaggcagagaaatgtctgtttttccaggagtcagtctcctttttgggttatcagttgtccgcatcaggggtgaagatggaggttgaccgtgtgtcagccatgcgtaattggcaaaccccaaccacggttaaagaggtgcagcagttcttgggttttgcaaattactaccggaggtttatccggggttttggacaggtggcagctcccataacgtctcttctgaaggggggtccggcgcgcttgcagtggtctgctgaggcggacagggcatttgggagactgaaggacctttttacttcggctccggtgctggtgcattcggaccccgctttaccatttcaggtagagatggacgcgtcagaggccggtattggggccgtactatcgcaacggtccggcacgccacctaaactccgcccctgtgctttttactccaagagctcagcccagcggagcgaaattatgacgtaggggacagggagctgttagccgtggtacaggccctaaaggtgtggaggcattggcttgagggggctcaacacccttttctcattttgactgaccaccgtaacctggagtacatccggggagctaggagattgaaccctcgtcaggctcggtggaacatgtttctagcccggttcgtatttaaaatcacgtacatccctgggtcccagaacggtaaggcagacgccctgtcccggcggtatgacacagaggagaggtccattgagctcactcccatactgccggagtcttgtctggtggcaccggtagtgtgggaggtcgatacggaaatcgagcgggcgttgcgtactgaccctagtcctccacagtgtcctgtgggtcggacatacgttccgctcgaggttcgggatcgactgatttattggactcacacgtccccctcctctggacatccaggtattggccggacagtgcactgccttagcgctaggtactggtggccaacgttagccagggatgtgagggtttatgtctcctcctgctcagtgtgcgcccagtgtaaggcgcctagacacctgcccagggggaagttacaacccctgcccgttccacaacgaccctggtctcacctctcggtggatttcgttacagaccttcccccctctcaggggaataccactatactggttgttgtggatcggttctctaaggcctgtcttCTCCTCctaatgccgggtctccctactgccctacagaccgctgaggcactattcacccacgtctttcggcactacggggtacccgaggatatagtgtctgatcgaggtccccagttcacctccagagtctggagggcgttcatggagcgcttgggggtctcggtgaaccttacctcggggtaccacctggagagcaatgggcaggtagaacgagtgaaccaggatgtgggtaggtttctgagatcgtattgccagggctggccggaggagtgggcgaggtatatcccctgggcagagatggcacagaactctctccgccactcctccaccaacctaacccttTTCCAATGTgagttagggtaccagccggttctggcaccatggcatcagagccagatcgaggcccctgcagtggatgagtgggtgcggcgctcagaggagacgtggaacgctgcacatgtccatctgcagcgggccttccgtcgacaaaaggcgagcgtcgatctccaccgcagtgagggtccagtgtacgcacctggagatcgagtctggctctcgaccagaaacctgcccctccgcctgccctgccggaagctgggtcggcggcttttaaagtcctgaggagactgaacgaggtgtgttacaggttacaactgcctattgattatcacgttaaccccttgttccatgtgtctcttctcaggccggtggtagctggtccactccaggactgtgagattggagagactcctccgcccccactggacatcgagggggctccggcgtacacagttcggtccatcttggattcgagacgtcggatagggggtctccaatatctcgtggagtgggaggggtaaggcccggaggaatggtgctgggtgccgaggagggacatcttagacccgtctctcctgactgagttccaccgtggtcatcccacgtgccctgctccgcgtcctcctggtcgtccccgaggccggggtcggcgcaaggctggagccgcgcgtcaagaggggggtactgtcacggtttcggccgaggctgctcctcctccttgctcgggcaggcttcggcggtcgtcgtccccggagtactagctgccaccgttgtatgttatcgatgtttgtttggttttgtcttctttgtacacctgtttccttttagtgttaattatgtctcctataagtttctcgttttgttagttgtgtgttgtgtgtaattgttccgcctgtcttTTGGTGCTGCTCGTTTTTGCTATTTGTATGTTCAGGACAGTCGCACTGTATTTCGTGCGCTATAGTATTTAggtgttttacgcactgctgcGTAATCGTTCGCCTCCTGATTAGTTGAGGCCCAGTGTTATTATTTTTTCGtttagtaaagtctgttggacgaagcttctgtgtcctgcgtttgactcctacaccacatccacatcagccgttCTGACACCCCAAGGGgtacacgttttggtttttgccctagcactacacagttgATTCAAATAACGAACTaattaatcatcaagctttgattatttgtaACAGcaatgtagtgctagggcaaaaacctaaACGTGCAAAGGACCGACATTGGGAAACACTACATAAAAATGAGAATGTTGCCGAATGTCCTTAGGACGTCCCCTGTTTGCtgagttaatcaaatcaaatgttatttgtcacatgccgaatacaacaggtgtaaaccttacagtgaaatgtttagttacaagcccttaaccaacaatgtagttttgagaaagaatataaaaaaaaaaataagataaaaaaaaaaagtaacaaataattaaagagcagcagtaaaataacaatatcgaggctgtatacaggggtaccggtaccgagtcaatgtgtgtaggtagagttattaaagtgactatgcatagataataaacagagagtagcagcagcgtaaaagagggaagggggtgttaagttgcgtcaattcaaatctggtattaggaacaaaagaggtcaatacacgtcttctaaatagactagtattttaattaatgcaaaaccttcaatggtaaatatgatgttcgtatatacgggtccactgaaataccacgcagggcactcagagaacgaatccattgttacaggttcttcttcaaatactctgacagagatatttcccactccctgctggccaatcagagaaGAGACTGAGCATGGTTTatacttactcagccaatccgttggcgcaccggctggtcccagtcccttggcgctccaccaTTGCACAcagttgccaggcataagtttttatcataacaacctgtggagtcagcacccaaaagactgtACGTACCTACGTCCAAGGatggttcacagacaacaaagaggcagtgttcgtatctgtaagaaatacaagtcttatctgtcctaccccctaacgttccttacatgaatcacagcctgttatgtgaaacaatttatatcagtatagtacaaacctatgcttatcattaatgcattccttctaagctattcatcacatacagatccaattatccaatcttctttttcctgtagtccacaatcatctcctttgtcttgatcacgttgagggagaggttgttgtcctggcaccacacggccaggtctctgacctcctccctataggctgtctcgtcgttgtcggtggtCAGGCCTAcgactgttgtgtcatcggcaaacttaatgatggtgttggagtcgtgcctggccatgcagtcatgagtgaacagggagtacaggaggggactgagcacgcacccctgaggggcccccgtcttgaggatcagcgtggcggatgtcttgttacctacccttacatgagttgaacaaaaatctaaaggcaacatgcaacaatttcaaagattttactgagttacagttcatataaggacatcagtcaatttaaataaattcattaggctttaatctatggatttcacatgactgggcaggggcgcagctatgggtgggcctggaagggcataggcccgggagggcataggcccacccacttgggagccaagtccgcccactggggagccaggcccagccaatcagaataattTTCCCCacgaaagggctttattacagacagaaatactcctcaactAATTTGCTAATTTGTAAAATATTGTCATACCTTTTATTCACTTGCTGATCTCCATTGGCTACCTGTCACTCAAATACATTTTTTGAAAATTCTCCTCCTCGTTTACTAGGCTCTAAATGGCATCGGACCAGCCTACCTGTCAGACCTACTCTCCCTTATGAACCTAAGTTTAAGTGATGCCAAACTGCTCCCTGATTAAGACTGGTCCGAGAATAAAACATattctcaatggagaatctccattgacaGTGTGTTTTAGTCTAGGAGTAGACTTAATCTTGGTCCGGGCAACCATCCTTTTGTCAGAGGCTTTGGATTGGTTTCACTTAACTATTTCTTTATTGTACATGGTGCACAATACATAGCACACAAACTCCTGCTAAAATGTTAAAGAGATCTGATAGCATTGCCTGCCCAGCCCATTGGTGATGGGGTGGTAGGTAGGCTAGTGGtcaagagcattgggccagtaaccaaaaggttgctggttcgaatccccaagccgactaggtgagaatTCTGTTGATGTTCCCTTgagcacttaatcctaattgctctggataacagagtctgctaaatgactaaaatgtgaaaatgatgtcacatacagtgggggaaaaaagtatttagtcagccacaaattgtgcaagttctcccacttaaaaagatgagagaggcctgtaattttcatcataggtacacgtcaactatgacagacaaattgaggaaaaaaaatccagaaaatcacattgtaggattttttatgaatttatttgcaaattatggtggaaaataagtatttggtcacctacaaacaagcaagatttctggctttcacagacctgtaacttcttctttaagaggctcctctgtcctccactcgttacctgtattaatggcacctgtttgaacttgttatcagtataaaagacacctgtccacaacctcaaacagtcacactccaaactccactatggccaagaccaaagagctgtcaaaggacaccagaaacaaaattgtagacctgcaccaggctgggaagactgaatctgcaataggtaagcagcttggtttgaagaaatcaactgtgggagcaattattaggaaatggaagacatacaagaccactgataatctccctcgatctggggctccacgcaagatctcaccccgtggggtcaaaattattacaagaacggtgagcaaaaatcccagaaccacacggggggacctagtgaatgacctgcagagagctgtgaccaaagtaacaaagcctaccatcagtaacacactacgccgccagggactcaaatcctgcagtgccagacgtgtccccctgcttaagccagtacatgtccaggcccgtctgaagtttgctagagtgcatttggatgatccagaagaggattgggagaatgtcatatggtcagatgaaaccaaaatataactttttggtaaaaactcaactcgtcgtgtttggaggacaaagaatgctgagttgcatccaaagaacaccatacctactgtgaagcatgggggtggaaacatcatgctttggggctgttttttctgcaaagggaccaggacgactgatccgtgtaaaggaaagaatgaatggggccatgtatcgtgagattttgagtgaaaacctccttccatcagcaagggcattgaagatgaaacgtggctgggtctttcagcatgacaatgatcccaaacacaccgcccgggcaacgaaggagtggcttcgtaagaagcatttctaggtcctggagtggcctagccagtctccagatctcaaccccatagaaaatctttggaggggagttgaaagtccgtgttgcccagcgacagccccaaaacatcactgctctagaggagatctgcatggaggaatgggccaaaataccagcaacagtgtgtgaaaaccttgtgaagacttacagaaaacgtttgacctgtgtcattgccaacaaaggctatataacaaagtattgagaaacttttgttattgaccaaatacttattttccaccataatttgcaaataaattcataaaaaatcctacaatgtgattttctggattttgttttctcattttgtctgtcatagttgacgtgtacctatgatgaaaattacaggcctctctcatctttttaagtgggagaacttgcacaattggtggctgactaaatacttttttcccccactgtacttctaCAGTGTAGATTACCAGGCTAGAGAGTCCCCACACATACATTGTTTTAACAAAAGCCacagcccttgcagagcaagggaaaccaCTACTTCTTGGTTTCAGAGAGGGTGACATCACCGATTGAACACTAGTGTGCACCGCCAACTAGCTAGTGATTTCACATCGGCTAGACATGCCTTGTTTAATCTACTATTCTATATGAATTGCTGTATTTCTATAGAATTTAAGAAAGACTGTGAACCACTTGGAGGGCCTGTGTTACAAAATGGTATCTGTTTTTCTCTGTATGGTTTCCTTGACGTTGAAAATATCTAATTCTCCCCAGGTGTTGGTGACCATTTGCATATCACACCATGGCAGgcgatttttttttgtaaatctcACAAGTATAAGAATCAAGTGAGGAGCTGAGTTTAGGAGGTCATCATGGATTGCAAATGATCTGTCTTCATTTTGGATTTAGAATACATGTAATCAATGTATTATTTTGAATTTTAATGTTATAATTTTAATGCGTGCAGGATACAAATTGTAATATTGTTTGATTTAGGCTATGAATTTTGTTATCAGGACAATGTAAAGCTGTCTATATTGGTGAGTATACTGTAGATGTGGGCAAAACTATCAATGAATCAACAAGTCAAGGAATTATCCATTTAGGTTTTCTGTTCTTTGTGATTTCATTGTTTTAACTTATATGTATGCTACAGAAGGTGGATTTTCTCCTCTTCTTCAAACATTGACAGCACATCTTTACTAACTCCCAGGACCATGGAGAACTCTACTCACTTCAAGGTCTTTAGGCTTGCTGCATACGGGGATATCGGACAATTTAAGTATTTCTACTTTGCTGTGGTAACTGTATTATATTTTGTCATAATTCTTGCCAATGCTTTCCTTATTGGAGTTATCTGTATTGAAAGAAGCCTTCATGAACCCATGTATTTGTTTCTATGTGCTTTGTTTGTTAATCAGTTGTATGGGAGCACTGGTTTGTTTCCTGCTCTCATGTTTTACTTGCTCTCTGACACACATGATATTTCCCTTCTTTATTGTTATCTCCAGATTTATGTGTTGTACACATACGGTTTAACAGAATTTTGTAATTTAGCAGTTATGTCCTATGACAGGTACATGTCTATTTGTTATCCTCTACAGTATAACAATATTATGACACCTAAAATAATTTGTGGCTTAATTCTACTGCCCTGGGTGTATTCTTTTTTCATCAACGCCATCATTATCTCCCTCAGTTTGCGACTGCAATTTTGTGGTAACGTTCTAGACAGAGTGTATTGTGACAACTACTCCGTAGTCAGGCTTGCATGTTCAAATACTACACTGAATAACATATGGGGTCTTGTTTTAACTGTGCTATCTTTTTCTTGTACTATATTTCCTACCATATACTCATATGTAAGAATTCTACAAATATGTTTAAAGTCTTCAAAAGAGACGAAACAGAAAGCATTTAACACTTGTACGCCACATATAGCCTCTTTGCTGAACTTCTCCTCTGGCTGGTTATTTGTGATTCTACAAGGCAGATATGATGCTGCACATCTTCCACCTATACTTCGCACTATTTTCTTAGTTTATTTTCTAATATGTCCACCACTTTTCAATCCTTTTATGTACGGTGTTAGGATGGTTAAAATCAGGCAGGCTTGTAAAAAGTTATTAGGCCTTCAACCTAAAACATAACCtgattgttttttggggggtaataATTAATTATGTGTGTTGCTACTTAATTTAGCTTATTTTGACTGTACAAATACGTGGCATTTTTGGCATAATTATTTAAGAAATCTTATCTTTTATCATTTTTTGTCACTGAGAGTGTTGTCATTTTAGGTATCTGATCTCTTATAATTAACCAATTAAATATGGTGACCCCCAAGGCTCTGTTCTGGGACCTTTCTGGTTTTCTACAGTTTTCGGTATTGGGGTGAACAATTATATTTTGCTGGCAAACGTTTGGGTTGGTTAATAAATAGACTGAGTGAATAGAATAAAATGAGTTGCTACTTGCTCGTCTAAAACTCAACATATAGTGCCATTAGTGAATGTTTACACACCCTTGCACAGTTTtaacattttgctgccttacatTTCAATCGAAAAAGGGATTCAATTAAGATTTTCACCCACTCATCTACAAAACATACTCCACATCTTAAAAGtgttatttttaaaacattttctgaaatgaataaaaaacagaaaacaaagAAGTCTTGATTGCAAAGGTCTTCACACCTCTTGTAAGTTCAGGAGCAAATACTAAGTTTGAGCCAAAAAAAGACAGACTTATTTATATTGTGGTCACTTTAGTGCATGGAGCAaaaacattacatagatacagatgcATTACATAGATACACATTACATATACATCTTTTTTTAATTGTTTGATCATTTGCCCACTTTGGAGATtatttttaaatgaatttattttcagTGTGGCTTTGAGTATCCGTGGTAGTTTGTTCTTACCAGACAGACTCTTAATTGTAAAACAGGCAATATCAGAGTCTCTAGCTCTGGTGTTATATTGGTGGACATCTCTAATGAAAGTGAAATAACTGGATAGGTACATGGGGGCTTAGTCTGTAATAATTCAGTGCATCAGACCAAGTTGAATTAATATTACAATTTTCTCTACAGGTGAGTACGAGGGGGGAGTTTATGTACAATTCTCACCAGCTTGTTTTGGCAGGtctgtagcttattctttagatgtgTGGGgatgctggtgaaccatgatggCCACGCATCATCAAAGTGACACTGCATTAGCGCACCTGCCAGAGTCTTTAGGATGGTGATATTTAGAAGTATAGGAGTTGCATTTTGGGGTTAATCTTTGGGGGCCATAGTCTCACCAGTCGGGTACCTATCCAATTCACACTAAAGGTAGCTGAAAGATATTTGGTGTAACCTCTGAGTTGCCCACTCTGACATGGAAACCAGGGGACCTTGCAAGCTTTACTCTGTAACCAAATAATATGGATTCTGTTTTTCCAAGATGCAGAGAAAGTTTGATCTGAAAGCCATTTACTGTTATTGGATAACTCTGCACTAAGGATCTCTTACACTGAAGCGTTGTTATTATGGGACACCAGTAGAGCAGAGTCGTCCGCATACAAAAACTATTTACATTTCTTGAACGAGGTCCTTATGTTTGAAAGAAAAAGTGCTTCTCATGATTTAAGAATAACTCCCCCTGTCTGTGTCAGTTGACTAAACCTCAGAACCAGCAATGagtgtcaaggtgacgtgtatgcggtgaacgaagtcaagcgcaggacaccgagctactggcagacgtactttacttgcacagtaatgaacatacaaaacaaaaacacctcctaacagggaggaacaatactCGCATACAACAGCaactgccgacctcacggaaaacaatcacacacaacaaacaatgagagacaggggtttttaaagggaatacaatgccACATAATGggacacaggtgtaaacaataaagacccaacaagacaaacaccgaaacatagatcggtagcagctagtactccggggacgacgaacgccgaagcctgcccgagcaaggaggaggagcagccttggctgaatccgtgacaatgaGCTTTATGAGTATGTCTGGGATATATTTCTAGACAGGcatgcactgaacaaaaatacaaacgcaacatcaaatcaaatcaaatgttatttgtcacatgcaccgaatacaacaggtgtaaaccttaccgtgaaatgcttacttacaagcccttaaccaacaatgcagttttaagaaagaacaccaaaaaaatacaatataaaataatacgaaataaaagggagggggggggggggctatgcaaatagtccgggtagccatttgattagatgttcaggagtcttatgggttgggggtagaagctgtttagaagcctcttggaccta is a genomic window of Coregonus clupeaformis isolate EN_2021a unplaced genomic scaffold, ASM2061545v1 scaf0298, whole genome shotgun sequence containing:
- the LOC123484392 gene encoding olfactory receptor 11A1-like, which codes for MENSTHFKVFRLAAYGDIGQFKYFYFAVVTVLYFVIILANAFLIGVICIERSLHEPMYLFLCALFVNQLYGSTGLFPALMFYLLSDTHDISLLYCYLQIYVLYTYGLTEFCNLAVMSYDRYMSICYPLQYNNIMTPKIICGLILLPWVYSFFINAIIISLSLRLQFCGNVLDRVYCDNYSVVRLACSNTTLNNIWGLVLTVLSFSCTIFPTIYSYVRILQICLKSSKETKQKAFNTCTPHIASLLNFSSGWLFVILQGRYDAAHLPPILRTIFLVYFLICPPLFNPFMYGVRMVKIRQACKKLLGLQPKT